In Buchnera aphidicola (Macrosiphum gaurae), the following proteins share a genomic window:
- the ygfZ gene encoding tRNA-modifying protein YgfZ, with product MSSFLLLQNLVYPSDELSLTMIVLEEWSLTYVEGLDSKKYLQSQLTIDMNLLPKTHHTLCAHCDFNGKVSSTMHLFHYEKGYGYIQRKSISKIQVKEIQKYSVFSKIKIHELSDVCLIGFAGLNVRSFLLNFFIKIPDKNCSVIHESNKTILWYGEPSERFLLVLSLSDFLILKRKINKNIFFNNSKQWLLLDIEAGFPIIDEICSKKFTPQAINLDKLKAISFKKGCYYGQETIARIFFKKINKHFLCFLISKGNILPKIGSFIETQIHDKWCKIGFLLSIVHVKFEEIYIQVVLRKSVDVKNLFRVYGFKNIFLIKKG from the coding sequence ATGTCATCATTTCTATTGTTACAAAATCTTGTTTATCCTTCAGATGAATTATCATTAACAATGATAGTTCTTGAAGAATGGTCTTTAACTTATGTAGAAGGTTTAGATAGTAAAAAATATCTTCAAAGTCAATTAACTATTGATATGAATTTATTACCTAAGACTCATCACACACTTTGCGCACATTGTGATTTTAATGGTAAAGTTTCAAGTACTATGCATTTATTTCATTATGAAAAAGGTTATGGTTATATTCAACGAAAAAGTATTAGCAAAATTCAAGTGAAAGAAATTCAAAAGTATTCTGTTTTTTCAAAAATAAAAATACATGAATTAAGCGATGTTTGTTTAATAGGATTTGCAGGGTTAAACGTTAGATCATTTTTATTAAATTTTTTCATTAAAATACCAGATAAAAATTGCTCAGTAATTCATGAAAGTAATAAAACTATACTGTGGTATGGAGAACCGTCAGAACGTTTTTTATTAGTTTTGTCTTTGTCTGACTTTTTAATTTTAAAAAGAAAAATAAATAAAAATATATTCTTTAATAATAGTAAACAATGGTTATTATTAGATATTGAAGCAGGATTTCCTATTATTGATGAAATATGTTCTAAAAAATTTACACCACAAGCAATTAATTTAGATAAGCTTAAAGCTATAAGTTTTAAAAAAGGATGTTATTATGGACAAGAAACAATAGCACGAATATTTTTTAAAAAAATAAATAAACATTTTCTATGTTTTTTAATAAGCAAAGGGAATATTTTACCAAAAATAGGTTCATTTATCGAAACTCAGATACATGATAAATGGTGTAAAATTGGTTTTTTATTATCTATAGTTCATGTTAAATTTGAAGAGATTTATATACAAGTAGTTTTACGAAAATCTGTAGACGTAAAGAATTTATTTAGAGTATATGGATTTAAAAATATTTTTTTAATAAAAAAAGGGTAG
- the lysS gene encoding lysine--tRNA ligase — MSEVKNNDYHKNVCNNEITRRQKKLIDMKKRGFSFPNNFIKNTTSKKIHQKYQIKDAKALKVLKIEVSISGRMMQRRVMGKASFFTLQDMEGKIQIYINEKEISPDFYNTYFKKWDIGDILGVTGTLFKTKTGELSVYCQHIEILNKSLKPFPDKFHGLSNQEIRYRQRYLDLISNNKLYNLFKKRSDIIMAIRNFMTENGFLEVETPMLQSIPGGANAKPFITYHNEINAKMYLRIAPELYLKKLIIGGFERIFELNRNFRNEGVSARHNPEFTMMEAYIAYSNYEDMMTLIENLFKKITESIFKNNKIIFNKNNFNFSKPFRRLTMKNSILQFNPTITLSDLDDFKSIKEFAKSINIKVEKQWGKGQIENEIFEKTVEKKLIQPTFITQYPVEVSPLARRNDIDPDTTDRFELFIGGYEIGNGFSELNDVEDQKTRFLNQIKQANKENNKNIFYDQDYIEALEYGLPPTSGLGIGIDRLIMILTDQISIRDVILFPTLRSFNK, encoded by the coding sequence ATGTCAGAAGTAAAAAATAATGATTATCATAAAAATGTTTGTAATAACGAAATAACAAGAAGACAAAAAAAACTGATTGATATGAAAAAAAGAGGGTTTTCTTTTCCAAACAATTTTATAAAAAATACTACTTCAAAAAAAATTCATCAAAAATATCAAATAAAAGATGCTAAAGCACTTAAAGTATTAAAAATTGAAGTTTCTATTTCTGGTCGTATGATGCAAAGACGTGTTATGGGAAAAGCTTCTTTTTTTACACTACAAGATATGGAAGGAAAAATACAAATTTATATAAATGAAAAAGAAATATCACCTGATTTTTATAATACTTATTTTAAAAAATGGGATATTGGAGATATTTTAGGTGTAACTGGGACATTATTTAAAACTAAAACAGGGGAACTATCTGTTTATTGTCAACATATAGAAATACTCAATAAATCATTGAAACCGTTTCCAGATAAGTTTCATGGTTTATCTAATCAAGAAATACGATATCGACAAAGATATCTCGATTTGATTAGTAATAATAAATTATACAATCTTTTTAAAAAACGCTCTGATATTATTATGGCAATTCGTAATTTTATGACAGAAAATGGTTTTTTAGAAGTAGAAACTCCGATGTTGCAAAGTATTCCTGGAGGAGCAAATGCTAAACCTTTTATTACTTATCATAATGAAATAAACGCTAAAATGTATTTAAGAATAGCTCCTGAATTATATTTAAAAAAATTAATCATTGGTGGTTTCGAACGTATTTTTGAACTGAATAGAAATTTTCGTAATGAAGGGGTGTCAGCTCGACATAATCCAGAATTTACTATGATGGAAGCATATATTGCATATTCTAACTATGAAGATATGATGACATTAATAGAAAATCTTTTTAAGAAGATTACAGAATCAATTTTCAAAAATAATAAAATTATATTTAATAAAAATAATTTTAATTTTAGCAAACCATTTCGTAGATTGACTATGAAAAATTCTATTCTTCAATTTAATCCGACAATTACATTGTCGGATTTAGATGATTTTAAATCAATAAAAGAATTTGCAAAATCAATAAATATTAAAGTAGAAAAACAATGGGGAAAGGGTCAAATAGAAAATGAAATTTTCGAAAAAACAGTAGAAAAAAAATTAATTCAGCCAACTTTTATTACGCAATATCCAGTAGAAGTTTCTCCTTTAGCAAGACGCAATGATATTGATCCAGATACAACAGATAGATTCGAGCTTTTTATTGGTGGATATGAAATAGGAAATGGATTTTCAGAACTAAATGATGTAGAAGATCAAAAAACACGTTTTTTAAATCAAATTAAACAAGCAAATAAAGAAAATAATAAAAATATATTTTATGATCAAGATTATATAGAAGCCTTAGAATATGGTTTACCACCAACGTCAGGATTAGGAATTGGAATAGATCGTTTGATTATGATATTAACAGATCAAATTAGTATTCGTGATGTAATTTTGTTTCCAACACTTCGTTCCTTTAATAAATAA
- the lgt gene encoding prolipoprotein diacylglyceryl transferase produces the protein MYIFFPKLNPIIFTIGPISAHWYGFMYIVSFLFAMWYGKKRSIKNKEKWYKKKVETLLYAIFLGSCIGGRIGYIIFYNFTYFSQNIWCVFHIWEGGMSFHGGLIGAIIVMLYFSFKYKKKILEISDFITPLIPFGLGAGRLGNFINSELWGRVSPNFSYAMIFPNSQYQDLETIKKYPQLKPLLDKYGALPRHPSQLYEFFLEGIILFFIIYFFSKKNRPLGSVSGLFLICYGIFRVLIEFFREPDPQIGLFKNVITMGQILSFPMIIVGLIIMYQSFYKNRS, from the coding sequence ATGTACATCTTTTTCCCTAAATTAAATCCTATAATTTTTACTATTGGTCCTATTTCTGCTCATTGGTATGGGTTTATGTATATTGTTAGTTTTTTATTCGCAATGTGGTATGGAAAAAAACGCAGTATTAAAAATAAAGAAAAGTGGTATAAAAAGAAAGTAGAAACACTCCTATACGCTATTTTTTTAGGTTCTTGCATTGGGGGAAGAATAGGATATATTATATTTTATAATTTTACATATTTTTCTCAGAATATATGGTGTGTATTTCATATATGGGAAGGAGGAATGTCATTTCATGGAGGATTAATAGGTGCTATAATTGTAATGTTATATTTTTCTTTTAAATACAAAAAAAAAATATTAGAAATATCTGATTTCATTACTCCATTAATACCTTTTGGTTTAGGTGCTGGAAGATTAGGTAATTTTATTAATAGTGAATTATGGGGTCGTGTATCACCAAATTTTTCATATGCGATGATTTTCCCAAATTCTCAATATCAAGATTTAGAAACAATAAAAAAATATCCTCAATTAAAACCATTATTAGATAAATATGGAGCATTACCACGTCATCCTTCTCAATTATACGAATTTTTTTTAGAAGGCATTATTTTATTTTTTATAATTTATTTTTTCTCAAAAAAAAATAGACCATTAGGTAGTGTTAGCGGTTTATTTTTAATTTGTTATGGAATATTTAGAGTATTGATAGAATTTTTTAGGGAGCCAGATCCTCAAATAGGATTATTTAAGAATGTGATTACTATGGGACAAATACTATCATTTCCAATGATTATTGTAGGATTAATTATCATGTATCAATCTTTCTATAAAAATAGATCGTGA
- the ybeY gene encoding rRNA maturation RNase YbeY produces MNFTYRKKNKPTNILSFPYNQFIKGNYKLLGDLVLCKNIIEKESLKYEKLLESHWAHITIHGTLHLLGYDHQNNHETDIMEKIENKIMLSLNYKQPHILKNY; encoded by the coding sequence TTGAATTTTACTTATAGAAAAAAAAATAAACCTACAAATATTTTATCATTTCCTTACAATCAATTTATTAAAGGCAATTATAAATTATTAGGAGATTTAGTATTATGTAAGAATATAATAGAAAAAGAATCTTTAAAATATGAAAAATTATTAGAATCACACTGGGCCCATATAACAATACATGGAACACTACATTTATTAGGATATGATCATCAAAATAATCACGAAACAGATATTATGGAAAAAATTGAAAATAAAATCATGCTTTCTTTGAATTATAAGCAACCACACATTTTAAAAAATTATTAA
- the miaB gene encoding tRNA (N6-isopentenyl adenosine(37)-C2)-methylthiotransferase MiaB, giving the protein MKYIYIKTWGCQMNEYDSSMIITLLQKKNKYVLTESANNADILILNTCSIREKAQEKVFHQLGRWKKIKNKNPKVIIAVGGCVATQEGQEIFKRANYVDIIFGTQTLHRLPKMISEVEKKNKLSIDISFPKLEKFQYALEPKKTGYTADISIMEGCNKYCSFCVVPYTRGSEISRPCDEVLFEISVLAKQGVREINLLGQNVNAYQGPTFNGKICYFSELIRLVAEIDGIDRIRFITSNPLEFTDDIIEVYQDTPKLVSFLHLPVQSGSNRILNLMKRSYTIEDYESIVKKLIIARPNIQISSDFIVGFPGESEIDFQKTMNFIKNINFDMSFSFIYSNRPGTPSSKMKDDVDMKEKKRRLYLLQDRINVQTLLWSRKMFGSIQSILVEGVSDKNIMNLYGRTENNRIVTFQGSSKMIGQFVNVKIKQVHTHSLKGELL; this is encoded by the coding sequence ATGAAATATATATATATAAAAACTTGGGGTTGTCAAATGAATGAATACGATTCATCTATGATAATTACCTTGTTGCAAAAAAAAAATAAATACGTGCTTACTGAATCAGCAAATAACGCTGATATCTTAATATTGAATACTTGTTCTATAAGAGAAAAAGCTCAAGAAAAAGTCTTTCATCAGCTTGGAAGATGGAAAAAAATAAAAAATAAAAACCCAAAAGTTATTATTGCTGTAGGAGGTTGTGTAGCAACTCAAGAAGGCCAAGAAATTTTTAAAAGAGCAAATTATGTCGATATCATATTTGGAACTCAAACTTTACATAGACTACCAAAAATGATTTCTGAAGTAGAAAAAAAAAATAAATTATCTATTGATATCAGCTTTCCTAAATTAGAAAAATTTCAATATGCTTTAGAACCTAAAAAAACAGGATATACAGCAGATATTTCTATTATGGAGGGATGCAATAAATACTGCTCGTTTTGTGTAGTACCATATACAAGAGGAAGTGAAATCAGTCGTCCATGTGATGAGGTTTTATTTGAAATATCAGTTTTAGCAAAACAAGGAGTAAGAGAAATTAATTTATTAGGACAAAATGTTAATGCATATCAGGGCCCAACTTTTAATGGGAAAATTTGTTATTTTTCAGAATTAATAAGATTAGTCGCAGAAATAGATGGTATTGATAGAATCCGTTTTATTACTAGCAACCCACTAGAATTTACGGATGACATTATCGAAGTATATCAAGACACACCAAAACTAGTTAGTTTTTTGCACCTTCCTGTACAAAGTGGTTCCAATAGAATCCTCAATTTAATGAAGCGTTCATATACAATCGAAGATTATGAATCTATTGTTAAAAAATTAATCATTGCTAGACCTAATATTCAAATTAGTTCTGATTTTATTGTAGGTTTTCCTGGGGAGTCTGAAATAGACTTTCAAAAAACTATGAACTTTATAAAAAATATTAACTTTGATATGAGTTTTAGTTTCATATATTCTAATCGACCTGGGACACCATCTTCTAAAATGAAAGATGATGTTGATATGAAAGAAAAAAAAAGACGTTTATATCTTTTGCAAGATCGTATAAATGTACAAACACTATTGTGGAGTAGAAAAATGTTTGGAAGCATACAGTCTATTTTAGTAGAAGGTGTGTCTGATAAAAATATTATGAACTTATACGGGCGAACGGAAAACAATAGAATTGTTACTTTTCAAGGTTCATCTAAAATGATTGGTCAATTTGTTAACGTAAAAATTAAACAAGTACATACACACTCACTAAAAGGTGAATTATTGTAA
- the lysA gene encoding diaminopimelate decarboxylase, giving the protein MPQLLNDTKNNLNIKTIKNLIKKYEPPFWVYDSDIIYKKIQLLKKFDIIRFAQKSCSNINILRLMRNKNVKIDAVSLGEIERALLSGFKGNTNEIIFTADILDKETLSKVVDYKIPVNAGSLDMLKQLGKVSPGHHVWLRINPRFGYGHSKKTNTGGENSKHGIWEPKEAIPIIKKYALKLIGLHMHIGSGVDYLHLKKVCQSMIKYVFQLNQNISSVSVGGGLPIPYKFDDQPIDIKKYFMLWDIARNQISEFLGKKVELEIEPGRFLVAESGILISRVWATKKMGNKNFVLVDVGFNDLMRPTMYGSYHHISVIPGDDRNINETETIDTVVAGPLCESGDIFTQKEGGTVQTRKLPFIKIGDYVIFHDTGAYGAAMSSNYNTRPLIPEILLKNNDSIVIRRRQTIEEILNLEK; this is encoded by the coding sequence ATGCCACAACTACTGAATGATACTAAAAATAATCTTAATATAAAAACAATTAAAAATTTAATAAAAAAATATGAACCTCCATTTTGGGTCTATGATTCTGATATTATCTATAAAAAAATTCAATTATTAAAAAAATTTGATATTATTAGATTTGCTCAAAAATCTTGTTCAAACATTAATATATTGCGTCTCATGAGAAATAAAAATGTAAAAATAGACGCTGTTTCATTAGGTGAAATTGAAAGAGCTTTATTATCTGGGTTCAAAGGAAATACAAATGAAATAATATTTACTGCGGACATTTTAGATAAAGAAACCTTATCTAAAGTAGTTGATTATAAAATACCAGTAAATGCTGGATCCTTAGATATGTTAAAACAATTAGGCAAAGTTTCGCCGGGCCATCATGTTTGGTTAAGAATTAATCCAAGATTTGGATATGGACATAGTAAAAAAACTAATACTGGAGGGGAAAATAGCAAACATGGGATTTGGGAACCTAAAGAAGCAATACCAATTATAAAAAAATATGCATTAAAATTAATAGGTTTACATATGCATATAGGTTCAGGAGTAGATTATTTACATTTAAAAAAAGTTTGTCAATCTATGATTAAATACGTTTTTCAATTAAATCAAAACATATCATCTGTTTCTGTTGGTGGAGGATTACCTATACCTTATAAATTTGATGATCAACCGATTGATATAAAAAAATACTTTATGTTGTGGGATATAGCAAGAAATCAAATATCCGAATTTTTAGGAAAAAAAGTTGAATTAGAAATTGAACCAGGAAGATTTTTAGTTGCAGAATCAGGTATTTTAATTTCAAGAGTATGGGCTACAAAAAAAATGGGTAATAAAAATTTCGTTTTAGTAGATGTTGGATTCAATGATCTAATGAGACCAACTATGTATGGTAGTTACCATCATATTTCTGTTATTCCTGGAGATGATAGAAACATTAACGAAACAGAAACAATTGATACTGTTGTAGCGGGTCCTTTATGTGAATCAGGAGATATTTTTACACAAAAAGAAGGTGGAACTGTTCAAACTAGAAAATTACCCTTTATAAAAATAGGAGACTATGTAATTTTTCATGATACAGGAGCTTATGGTGCTGCAATGTCATCTAATTATAATACTAGACCACTCATTCCAGAAATATTACTGAAAAATAATGATTCTATTGTTATTCGTAGACGTCAGACAATTGAAGAAATATTAAATTTAGAAAAATAA
- the thyA gene encoding thymidylate synthase, with protein MKQYIKLIKTIIKIGNKKTDRTGTGTLSIFGYNMKFNLKIGFPLLTTKKCHIPSIVHELLWFLKGDTNIDYLNKNKISIWNNWADQSGDVGPIYGKQWRSWNAPGGNKIDQIKNVLTQLKNNPNSRRILVSSWNVGEIDKMKLPPCHVLFQFYVFNNTLSCQLYQRSCDVFLGLPFNIASYSLLIHMIAQQCNLKVGEFLWTGGDVHLYNDHIELAKKQILRTPRKLPKLIILKKPQSLFQYSLQDFKIIEYYPHPSIKGKISV; from the coding sequence ATGAAACAATATATAAAATTGATTAAAACAATTATTAAGATTGGAAATAAAAAGACAGATCGTACAGGAACAGGTACTCTATCTATTTTTGGTTATAATATGAAGTTTAATTTAAAAATAGGTTTTCCACTTTTGACAACAAAAAAATGTCATATTCCATCTATTGTTCACGAACTTCTATGGTTTTTAAAAGGAGATACTAATATTGATTATCTTAATAAAAATAAAATATCAATTTGGAATAATTGGGCAGATCAATCTGGAGATGTTGGGCCAATATATGGAAAACAATGGAGAAGTTGGAATGCACCCGGAGGCAATAAAATTGATCAGATAAAAAATGTATTGACACAATTAAAAAATAATCCTAATTCACGTAGAATATTAGTTTCTAGTTGGAATGTTGGAGAAATAGATAAAATGAAGTTGCCTCCTTGTCATGTCCTTTTTCAATTTTATGTTTTTAATAACACATTAAGTTGTCAATTATATCAACGTTCTTGTGATGTGTTTCTTGGTCTACCTTTTAATATAGCTAGTTATTCATTATTAATACATATGATAGCACAACAATGTAACTTAAAAGTTGGAGAATTTTTATGGACAGGAGGTGATGTTCATTTATACAACGATCATATTGAATTAGCAAAAAAACAGATACTTAGAACACCACGAAAACTTCCAAAATTAATCATTCTCAAAAAACCTCAATCATTGTTTCAATATTCTCTTCAAGATTTTAAAATCATTGAATATTATCCTCATCCTTCTATTAAAGGGAAAATATCTGTATAA
- the prfB gene encoding peptide chain release factor 2 (programmed frameshift), translated as MSETNMITNQIKTFKKRIKDLKRYLDYNKKESRISEINLELSLPETWKNQISIKKLNKEKYLSSSVVQKINEIEENIKEVTIFLELAVETEDESVLKESFIETQKIEKKIKKLEFYRMFSKKNDHCNCYMDIQSGSGGTEAQDWAKMLLRMYLRWADKKGFQTEIIHESIGEIVGIKSSTIKVNGEYAFGWLRTETGIHRLIRKSPFDSGNRRHTSFGSIFIYPDIDEKINININSSDLRIDVYRASGAGGQHVNRTESAVRITHLPTSIVTQCQNNRSQHKNKEQAMKQMKLKLYEMEIRKKQKVKQKIEKNKSNITWGNQIRSYVLDNSKIKDLRTGIEKNHIQSVLDGDLDDFIEQSLIIGL; from the exons ATGTCAGAAACAAATATGATAACCAATCAAATTAAAACTTTTAAAAAACGCATAAAAGACCTCAAGAGGTATCTT GACTATAACAAAAAAGAATCTCGTATTTCAGAAATTAATTTAGAATTATCACTACCTGAAACATGGAAAAATCAAATATCTATAAAAAAACTTAATAAAGAAAAATATTTATCAAGTTCTGTAGTTCAAAAGATTAATGAAATAGAAGAAAATATTAAAGAGGTAACTATTTTTTTAGAATTAGCAGTAGAAACAGAAGATGAAAGTGTATTAAAAGAATCTTTCATAGAAACACAAAAAATAGAAAAAAAAATTAAAAAACTTGAGTTTTATCGTATGTTTTCAAAAAAAAATGACCACTGCAATTGTTATATGGATATACAATCTGGTTCAGGAGGTACAGAAGCACAAGATTGGGCTAAAATGTTACTTAGAATGTATTTAAGATGGGCTGATAAAAAAGGATTTCAAACAGAAATTATTCACGAATCTATTGGAGAAATAGTGGGTATCAAATCTTCTACTATTAAAGTAAATGGAGAATATGCATTCGGATGGCTAAGAACAGAAACAGGAATACATCGTTTGATTAGAAAAAGTCCTTTCGACTCTGGGAATCGACGCCATACTTCTTTTGGTTCAATTTTTATATATCCAGATATAGATGAAAAAATTAACATAAACATAAATTCTTCTGATCTTAGAATTGATGTTTATAGAGCATCTGGAGCTGGAGGACAACATGTAAATAGAACAGAATCAGCCGTACGTATTACTCACTTACCTACAAGTATTGTCACCCAGTGTCAAAATAATCGTTCTCAACATAAAAATAAAGAACAAGCAATGAAGCAAATGAAATTAAAACTATATGAAATGGAAATAAGAAAAAAACAAAAAGTGAAGCAAAAAATAGAAAAAAATAAATCAAATATAACCTGGGGTAATCAAATACGATCATATGTATTAGATAACTCAAAAATTAAAGATCTTCGTACTGGTATTGAAAAAAATCACATTCAATCTGTTTTAGACGGTGATTTAGATGATTTTATTGAACAAAGTTTAATAATTGGATTATAA